TATATATGCCCTTCTATGTACCAACAACATGTAGTGCCAGATAGAAAAAGAATAAATTGATATAATGTCAAATAAGGAAAGCACAAATATCACAAATATACTTGTGAATGAAACATAGCATTTTGATAATTGAAGAGTGGCAATAATAATCAATAAATTTGATGCACAAGCTTCACAAATCTGACCACATTGTCAGCATACTTAAAAAAAAAATGTAAACACCTTGCACACCTCACATTAGCTCAACAAATCCATACAATAGGGGTCTAAGTTCACATGTCCAGGTTCATAAATATGCATACATTACCAGGTTCATAAACATAAACACATGAAGGTTCATACATAGGGGGTCTAAGTTCACGTTACAGAATTCTGTGCCTGCCTTTGGCGATTCTCCGGGTAATCACCTTGCGCCCACCCTTGGTCGATTTACTACAGAACCAATGTGACAAGGACATCAGGGCACTGAACCACGATCATGCCAGGTAAACTAATTTCCTAATCTAAATGAGGTGCGAAAAGTGAACATGAACGGAAACGCATATACAAAACTTGATAATTCCAACTTGAAACCCATCTTCCTTTTTGGACGAGGGATGAGGGAAGCAAAAGCACCCAGTTGAACTGGATAACAGGATAAGGGAAGCTAGAGAGACAGACCGTGTAAGAAATCCATGGGTTCTTTTCCGCTTGATGGTACTGGGCTGGTAAGTTCTTTTCGGAAGCAACTGAAGGGGGTCATTAGCAACAGGATCCTCAACTACAAATAGCAGAACACAAGCAACGGATTAGCAAAGACATCAAACTCACAAAAATAATAATTTGATCCTAGCTCCCAAGTCATAATCAAAAGCCTACAAGTCATAACCAAGACTGTATCATTCACCTAACGAATTTCAGCATCAGACGTAGCAAGGAACAGTAATTGTTTGGGACCATGCAAGTAAACAATCCAGGAACAGCAAGATGAACTCCGCATGTACTTGAGTATTTGTCACTTGTCAGACACTTTCTACCCAATTTCAGGACAATCAGCAGCAGATGGAACAAGCCACGGTCACCATTTGGCACCATGCAAGTAAACAATCTTAGGATAGCAAAAAGAAACATGTGTAGTTGAGTATTTCTAGTGCACTTTCTACCAAATGTAGGACTTAATAGAAATCATATGTTTATAAGAGGGAGACCTCCCCAAGCTCCACGCAATCTCAGTTTTAGGCTTTCAAATGATCACACACAATAATGCAGCATATCAAGCTTTGGATTCTACTACCTATTCAAGGTAGAAAAGGGCATACAGGGAACATTAAATAGTGCATAATGTATTGCAAGCAACGTGCTCTTCTATGCATAAGAGTATCAATCACACTACATACATGGCTTTTCTCAAGGTTGATCAACCACTTGTTAACTTTCAACACAAACCAAACAACACAGATTTTGAAGCCCTAACGCTTGTGAATCATAAAGACAGCACAGGCACTAAAGATTTATTTGTCAAGCACACACTCATTAGTGGGCCAGACACACCCACAAATCATCACTTTTGTGCTTCTTCAGAATATTGCAGCAATACAACACCACTTAGAGTTACTAGAGGACATGAAAGTCAGGCAACATCTGCAGACCCCCTCGAGCTACAACTAGCTAATAAAACAAGCGCTGACACATAACAGTATAACACAGGTAATAGTAGCACTTCGCCATTGAGGAAGACAACCATGAGATTTCAGAAAACAATGTCCCCGGAATGAATGAATGAAGCATACTGTGCGAAATCATGGCAATTCTTCCCAATCCCGCACAAAGCAAGGGTTAACAGTGTAATGGTATAACTACAAATCACAGAAATTGGGCAGCAGATCAGAAATCATGAGTTTCAAGAGGTCACACGCAACAATCTCTATATACAATGTACGCTATGACAACATTGCTCCCAGTCCCCCCCTTTTCCCCATTTCCAAACCAAGCAGTGACTAGCGATCCGAGCCCAACTGTAAAACTCAATCGCGGCCCAATTCATTCATGAgtgcgtgtgtgtgtgagagagagaagcGGAACCGTCTTCGATGAAGAAGCGGAGCGACGGGAGGCCGCAGGGGAAGGAGATCTCGCCGGGGAGCGAGCTCAGCCTGGAACCATCGCCAGGGGAGGCCGCTCCACGGCCTCTACGCGAGGACCTCGCCCCGCCGCGCAGCTTCCTGGAACCAGCCCCAGCAGGCCAGGCCGCCCCGCCGCGCCCAGCGAGCCCGCCCCGCTGCCGCGTCCCCTGCCGGAAGCTCGGCCCGCCCCGCTGCCGCGACCCCTGCTGGACCCGCGCGTCGATCTGCCACCATGGGGAGACCTCGGCTGAGGGACCGGCGCCTCTAGCTGAAGGAAGGGCGCCGTGATTTCCTGGGCACCGGCGGCCGACGGCTCCTCCGCCCCCATCCTCATCTCCTCCGGCTTCCATctagggttttgtttttttttcacaggAAGAGAAGACTGACGGGGGAAGAAGGGGAGCGAGCGTGCGAGTTTCGCCCGTAGCGACTACCGAGCAGGTGTGTGCCACCAAATTACATAGAGGGGTATTTTGGTACTTATTAAGAAAAACTGACATGGTCAAGGAAGTCAACAAACGGATGGATGGCTAAAATGGACGGAAGTGCCATATACGGAAGAAATTTTCAAGTTGAtgctagataaggaagttcaaaatTTCTAGTGCCAAATACGAAAGAGTGATTTGTTTCAGTGTCAAATACAAAATTCTCCCAATATAATAAGGAGTCCTAGTTTAGCATGAAAATTATTTGCAAATGAGAAAAACAAGCATACTGTAGTTGAGATTCATTCAGAAAGAATTAGTTTTGCAAATATAAGGAATCCTAGTTTAGCATGATGAAAATTATTTGAAAACCTATAAGATCCCAAGGTGGTATGGACCTTAGTTGGCATAATAGAACATTCGGATTCGGTGTGCTGTTGTAGAATTATTAACCAATGTTTACAAGAAAAATACCTGTCGGCTTTGCTCAGTCAGATCAGCTTTTTCTGCCCATGAGATAGCAGTTTCACTATCATGAGAGACAATACAGATGAATGTTACTGTATACAATTCTGCCAACTGAAAATACTGCCCAGTTGACATAACAGATGTAACAACAAAACCATTTGAAGTGCTGCCATGCTCTCCGTCCAAAACATAAACCTCATCATTTGTATATCTCCAATTGGTAAGGTACTCCTCAAAGATTGGTCTGAGGTCACATACAGATCCTGCTGCCATTTGAATGGTAGCTCTATGAGGAGAAATATAGTGGTCATTGATACAGAAAAATGATGGACACAATACAGGTAGTACTAAGTATATGAGACTTCAGAGTAGCAATTACCCTGTAAGGAAAACTCTAGCAGGTACTGATGGCACTGAACCAAACATTGTCTTAAGGAAATGTTTTCAGGACGGCTGGTCGAGCCTGGACGCCTGAGGACCGTCCAGGACGTCCAGGACGATTAGTCGTCGTCCAGGACTGATTAATCGACCCTGGACAAGTCCCCTGGTCGTCCCGGTCGTCCCCCTACACTATGGGGACTGATatataccatatatatatattatatagttATATATACAGTATAAAATatataccatatatatatacacacacacactagtATACTACATGTTCTAGGCTCTACTGCTCTAGATAGATAGGTCAGCTGGCCACTTACCTGGCTGCTGCAGAGCCCTTTCTTGtcttgttggctgctgctgccaaactgaaattatagaaaaataaagcacatTAACAAAGGCAATTAGGTGAAAGGCAATGAAGTGATCAACAAAGCAAATTAACACAGTAAAGCACATAATTTAAACCAGTCCAGAACTGCATAGTGCATAGTGGCACACTGCCACTGCCATAGTGCATACTGCATAGTGCATACATCAAGTCCAGTACATAAATAGGCAAAATGGCCAATGATAAGAACTACTCAAGTAAAtcagcatctacacgaaagcctTCCTCCATCTCCACGGGTGTCTTCATCCTCCTCCATTGGTACCACAGGATCAGATGCATGTTGATCTTCTTGGGCATCATGGTCACTATCATCTTCTTCCCCTCCAGATATGTAGGCCCGCGCgcctgcagcagcagccgcaaGGAAGAGGGAGGGCAGCtggaagggagggaggagagggagcagcTGGGAACTggaagggaggagaggagagggagctaCAGAACTGCAACAATggaggcggctg
The nucleotide sequence above comes from Miscanthus floridulus cultivar M001 chromosome 18, ASM1932011v1, whole genome shotgun sequence. Encoded proteins:
- the LOC136522235 gene encoding protein APEM9-like isoform X5; translation: MGTSAQESPLWKQIDDAEYNLVSGSFEQAMLTALSVADQIRMASSANACDQDELLEMLESAGMVLVQALKELRSLAAAANKTRKGSAAARATIQMAAGSVCDLRPIFEEYLTNWRYTNDEVYVLDGEHGSTSNGFVVTSVMSTGQYFQLAELYTVTFICIVSHDSETAISWAEKADLTEQSRQLRILLLMTPFSCFRKELTSPVPSSGKEPMDFLHVNRPRVGAR
- the LOC136522235 gene encoding protein APEM9-like isoform X7, translated to MGTSAQESPLWKQIDDAEYNLVSGSFEQAMLTALSVADQIRMASSANACDQDELLEMLESAGMVLVQALKELRSLAAAANKTRKGSAAARATIQMAAGSVCDLRPIFEEYLTNWRYTNDEVYVLDGEHGSTSNGFVVTSVMSTGQYFQLAELYTVTFICIVSHDSETAISWAEKADLTEQSRQ
- the LOC136522235 gene encoding protein APEM9-like isoform X6 encodes the protein MFGSVPSVPARVFLTGATIQMAAGSVCDLRPIFEEYLTNWRYTNDEVYVLDGEHGSTSNGFVVTSVMSTGQYFQLAELYTVTFICIVSHDSETAISWAEKADLTEQSRQDLLKKLHAVRLAANKKLSTVEGVKQTAERNLSTSTNGSTPLSHEDPPKIAPVCDGLKKVLVKSAQPNLWPYGEGYKALCCGH